Proteins from a genomic interval of Toxotes jaculatrix isolate fToxJac2 chromosome 5, fToxJac2.pri, whole genome shotgun sequence:
- the fkbp4 gene encoding peptidyl-prolyl cis-trans isomerase FKBP4, producing MTMTAEEQTSEGQHTIPMEGEDITPKKDGGVLKLVKREGTGTESPMTGDKVFVHYVGTLMDGTHFDSSRDRGEKFSFELGKGQVIKAWDIGVATMKVGELCQLICKPEYAYGSAGSPPKIPPNATLVFEVELFEFRGEDITDDEDGGIIRRIITKGQGYSKPNEGAAVEVTVEGISEGRVFDERELKFEIGDGESLGLPAGVEKAIMAMEQGEEALFNIKPKYGFGNAGNAKFEIPGGATLQYKIKLAAFEKAKESWEMNTVEKLEQSSIVKEKGTQYFKEGKYKQASVQYKRIVSWLEHESGLSEEDDKKAKALRLAAHLNLAMCFLKLQEPNQALENCDKALELDASNEKALFRRGEALFGMKEFDRARDDFQRVVQLYPANKAAKSQVVLCQKRIKEQHEKDKRIYANMFQKFAERDSKKEAERVKSESKENSDDEMEVENGEKEAASEAKA from the exons ATGACAATGACTGCAGAGGAGCAGACAAGTGAAGGACAACACACCATCCCAATGGAGGGAGAGGATATCACACCAAAGAAAGATGGGGGTGTTTTAAAG TTGGTGAAAAGGGAAGGCACAGGCACAGAGTCACCTATGACTGGTGATAAAGTGTTTGTGCATTATGTTGGCACGCTAATGGATGGTACTCATTTTGACtcgagcagagacagaggagagaagtttTCCTTCGAGTTGGGCAAAG GTCAAGTAATAAAGGCGTGGGACATTGGTGTAGCCACTATGAAAGTGGGGGAGCTGTGCCAGCTCATCTGTAAGCCAGAGTATGCATATGGATCTGCAGGCAGCCCACCCAAGATACCCCCCAATGCCACTCTTGTTTTTGAG GTTGAACTGTTTGAGTTTCGTGGCGAGGACATAACTGATGATGAGGATGGAGGAATCATCCGTCGCATTATCACTAAAGGCCAGGGATATTCCAAGCCTAATGAAGGAGCTGCTGTTGAAG TAACTGTGGAGGGCATCTCTGAGGGACGAGTGTTTGACGAGAGAGAATTGAAATTTGAGATTGGTGATGGGGAGAGTCTTGGCTTACCAGCTGGAGTGGAGAAGGCAATCATGGCTATGGAGCAAGGAGAGGAGGCACTTTTCAACATTAAGCCTAA ATATGGCTTTGGGAATGCAGGAAATGCAAAGTTTGAGATTCCTGGTGGAGCAACACTGCAGTACAAGATCAAACTGGCAGCTTTTGAGAAG gCCAAAGAATCATGGGAGATGAACACAGTAGAGAAGCTGGAACAGAGCAGCATTGTCAAAGAGAAGGGAACACAGTATTTTAAG GAGGGAAAATACAAGCAGGCATCAGTTCAGTACAAAAGGATTGTGTCATGGCTGGAACATGAATCCGGTTTGTCGGAGGAGGACGACAAAAAAGCGAAAGCTTTGCGGCTGGCGGCACACTTGAATTTGGCCATGTGCTTCCTTAAGCTACAGGAGCCAAACCAAGCCCTAGAAAACTGTGACAAG GCTCTGGAATTAGACGCATCCAATGAGAAGGCTTTGTTCCGAAGGGGAGAGGCGCTCTTTGGTATGAAGGAGTTTGACAGGGCGAGAGATGACTTCCAGCGAGTTGTTCAGCTGTATCCTGCCAACAAGGCTGCCAAGAGTCAG GTGGTGCTCTGTCAGAAACGTATCAAGGAGCAGCACGAGAAGGACAAACGCATCTACGCCAACATGTTCCAGAAATTTGCAGAGAGGGATTCAAAG aaagaagcagagagggtgAAGAGCGAGAGCAAGGAGAACAGCGATGACGAGATGGAGGTTGAGAACGGAGAGAAGGAAGCTGCGAGCGAAGCAAAAGCGTAG
- the ddx11 gene encoding ATP-dependent DNA helicase DDX11 isoform X2 — MENGRARFPFPYQPYNIQEQFMQALYSALDQGKVGIFESPTGTGKSLSLICGALSWLTDYEEKKRQEVAALLQEGEAALSTSTAQSSTTSSSAEPEWITDFVQKKAERDLVTKLKEEELKRKKREERLEMIRNNVQLKYALKRKSCEDDEAFKLLQLSKEEQTETQGDQEDEELIIAEYESDDESKSKSRFFGPEDDEDDELIEEHVTKIYYCSRTHSQLAQFVHEVQKSPFSKDISLVTLGSRQNLCINEEVRRLGSIQRINDRCMEMQKNKHEKQHDEEGVKRKRGPAKSVCPYNKASALQQMRDEVLGTVHDIEQLLKLGRETHSCPYYATRLTIPPAQLVVLPYQMVLHEATRRAAGVQLKGQVVIIDEAHNLSDTLSCIHSAELTGAQLCRAHSQLTQYADRYKSRLKAKNLMYIKQILFVIEGLVRVLGGKVGQNPQTQTTQTGTEMLTINNFLFKAQIDNINLFKLQKYFEKSMISRKLGGFVEKYAGSGVSLHNQTSSNKENRRTEGLNRYLQTLQTSQSTAPVSSADQQGSAEAEKVLSASPMMQVEGFFMALTNSNTDGRVVVHRQGTLSDGSVKFLLLNPAVHFAQVLKECRAVIIAGGTMQPVSDFKQELLFSAGVGEERITEFSCGHVIPPENILPLVLCSGPSGQELDFTFQNRDSPRMMDETGRILSNICNVVPGGVVCFFPSYEYSRRIISHWETSGALTRLANKKKIFQEPKKANQVEQVLSEFSRCIQRCALDSGGLTGALLFSVVGGKMSEGINFSDDLGRCVVMVGMPYPNIKSPELQEKMSYLDKHLPHNGGRSPGQALIENLCMKAVNQSIGRAIRHRGDYSSIVLCDRRYSRPATLSKLPTWIKARTNTYTTFGPAFAALRKFFQEKKQKQV; from the exons ATGGAGAATGGCAGGGCCCGATTTCCATTTCCCTACCAGCCCTACAACATCCAGGAGCAGTTCATGCAAGCATTGTACAGTGCACTTGACCAGGGCAAAGTTGGCATCTTTGAAAGTCCAACTGGAacg GGTAAGTCTCTGAGTCTCATATGTGGAGCTCTGAGCTGGCTCACAGACtatgaggagaagaagagacaggagGTAGCTGCTCTACTGCAGGAAGGAGAAGCAGCCCTTTCCACCTCTACTGCTCAGTCCTCCACTACCAGCTCCTCAGCAGAACCTGAATGGATCACtgattttgtccaaaaaaaggcTGAACGTGATTTGGTGACAAAGTTGAAG gaggaagaattgaaaagaaagaagagggaagaaCGCTTAGAAATGATCAGAAACAATGTTCAACTAAAGTATGCACTGAAAAGGAAG AGCTGTGAGGACGATGAGGCATTCAAGTTGCTCCAACTCAGTAAAgaagaacaaacagagacacaaggAGATCAAGAGGATGAGGAACTTATCATTGCAGAATATGAGAGTGATGATGAGTCAAAGAGCAAAAGCAG ATTCTTTGGGcctgaagatgatgaagatgatgaactGATTGAAGAACACGTTactaag ATTTACTACTGCAGTCGCACTCACTCCCAGCTGGCCCAATTTGTCCATGAGGTTCAAAAGAGCCCCTTCAGCAAGGACATCAGTTTGGTAACACTGGGCTCACGGCAG AATCTCTGTATCAACGAGGAAGTGCGTCGCCTTGGCAGCATCCAGCGTATTAATGACCGCTGTATGgagatgcagaaaaacaaacacg AGAAGCAGCACGATGAAGAGGGTGTGAAACGTAAGCGAGGCCCTGCAAAGAGTGTGTGTCCCTATAACAAAGCTTCGGCACTGCAGCAGATGAGGGATGAAGTTCTGGGGACGGTCCACGACAtagagcagctgctgaagctgGGCAGGGAAACACATTCATGTCCTTACTACGCCACACGCCTCACTATTCCCCCTGCACAG TTGGTGGTGTTGCCCTATCAGATGGTGCTTCATGAAGCTACAAGAAGGGCAGCAGGGGTCCAGCTGAAGGGACAG gtggtGATCATAGACGAAGCTCACAATCTTAGCGACACTCTCTCATGTATACACAGTGCAGAGCTGACTGGAGCTCAG CTTTGCCGTGCTCACTCCCAGCTCACCCAGTATGCTGACCGCTATAA GAGCAGGCTGAAGGCAAAGAACCTGATGTACATCAAACAGATTCTGTTCGTGATTGAAGGGCTTGTCCGGGTCCTGGGAG GTAAGGTGGGACAGAATCCACAGACCCAGACCACACAAACAG GAACAGAGATGCTTACCATTAACAACTTCCTCTTCAAGGCTCAGATCGACAATATCAACTTGTTTAAG ttacagaaatattttgAGAAGAGCATGATCAGCAGGAAA CTGGGTGGTTTTGTGGAGAAGTATGCAGGCTCAGGTGTGAGTCTGCACAATCAGACCAGCTCAAACAAAGAGAACCGACGCACAGAGGGCTTAAACCGCTACCTTCAAACGCTGCAGACCAGCCAGAGCACTGCaccag TTTCTTCAGCAGACCAGCAGGGgtctgcagaggcagagaaagtgCTGTCTGCGTCTCCCATGATGCAGGTGGAGGGTTTCTTTATGGCTCTCACCAACAGCAACACTGACGGCAGAGTGGTGGTGCACCGACAAG GTACTTTGTCAGATGGCAGCGTCAAGTTCCTGCTGTTGAATCCAGCGGTCCACTTTGCCCAGGTGCTGAAGGAGTGCAGAGCAGTCATCATTGCAGGAGGAACCATGCAGCCT GTTTCAGACTTCAAACaagagctgctgttttctgccGGAGTGGGAGAGGAGCGCATCACTGAGTTTTCCTGTG GTCACGTAATTCCTCCCGAGAACATTCTTCCCCTCGTCTTGTGCAGCGGTCCATCGGGTCAGGAGCTGGATTTTACTTTCCAAAACAGAGACTCTCCTCGCATg ATGGACGAGACAGGGCGCATTCTCTCCAACATTTGTAACGTGGTGCCAGGTGGGGTTGTGTGTTTCTTCCCTTCTTATGAGTATTCGAGGCGGATCATTTCTCACTGGGAGACCAGCGGTGCTCTGACTCGTCTCGCTAACAAGAAGAAG ATCTTCCAGGAGCCAAAGAAAGCCAACCAGGTGGAGCAGGTGCTGAGCGAGTTCTCCCGTTGTATCCAG AGGTGTGCCCTGGACAGCGGTGGACTCACAGGAGCATTACTGTTCTCTGTGGTTGGAGGAAAGATGAGCGAGGGCATCAATTTCTCTGATGACCTGGGCAG GTGTGTGGTGATGGTGGGGATGCCTTATCCCAACATCAAATCCCCAGAGCTGCAGGAAAAGATGTCCTATCTAGACAAACACCTG cCTCACAATGGAGGGAGGAGCCCTGGCCAAGCACTGATCGAAAACCTCTGCATGAAGGCCGTAAACCAGTCCATAG GAAGAGCTATCCGTCACCGCGGCGATTATTCCTCCATTGTGCTATGTGACAGACGTTACTCCAGACCCGCTACGCTCTCAAAACTTCCCACATGGATCAAAGCTCGcaccaacacatacacaaccttTGGCCCTGCTTTTGCTGCTTTGCGGAAG TTCTTCcaggaaaagaagcagaagcaggTGTAG
- the ddx11 gene encoding ATP-dependent DNA helicase DDX11 isoform X1, translated as MENGRARFPFPYQPYNIQEQFMQALYSALDQGKVGIFESPTGTGKSLSLICGALSWLTDYEEKKRQEVAALLQEGEAALSTSTAQSSTTSSSAEPEWITDFVQKKAERDLVTKLKEEELKRKKREERLEMIRNNVQLKYALKRKSCEDDEAFKLLQLSKEEQTETQGDQEDEELIIAEYESDDESKSKSRFFGPEDDEDDELIEEHVTKIYYCSRTHSQLAQFVHEVQKSPFSKDISLVTLGSRQNLCINEEVRRLGSIQRINDRCMEMQKNKHEKQHDEEGVKRKRGPAKSVCPYNKASALQQMRDEVLGTVHDIEQLLKLGRETHSCPYYATRLTIPPAQLVVLPYQMVLHEATRRAAGVQLKGQVVIIDEAHNLSDTLSCIHSAELTGAQLCRAHSQLTQYADRYKSRLKAKNLMYIKQILFVIEGLVRVLGGKVGQNPQTQTTQTGTEMLTINNFLFKAQIDNINLFKLQKYFEKSMISRKLGGFVEKYAGSGVSLHNQTSSNKENRRTEGLNRYLQTLQTSQSTAPVSSADQQGSAEAEKVLSASPMMQVEGFFMALTNSNTDGRVVVHRQGTLSDGSVKFLLLNPAVHFAQVLKECRAVIIAGGTMQPVSDFKQELLFSAGVGEERITEFSCGHVIPPENILPLVLCSGPSGQELDFTFQNRDSPRMMDETGRILSNICNVVPGGVVCFFPSYEYSRRIISHWETSGALTRLANKKKIFQEPKKANQVEQVLSEFSRCIQRCALDSGGLTGALLFSVVGGKMSEGINFSDDLGRCVVMVGMPYPNIKSPELQEKMSYLDKHLPHNGGRSPGQALIENLCMKAVNQSIGRAIRHRGDYSSIVLCDRRYSRPATLSKLPTWIKARTNTYTTFGPAFAALRKVRIKFNPLYQYIMTSMFNFSIPCPYALIYSICYMF; from the exons ATGGAGAATGGCAGGGCCCGATTTCCATTTCCCTACCAGCCCTACAACATCCAGGAGCAGTTCATGCAAGCATTGTACAGTGCACTTGACCAGGGCAAAGTTGGCATCTTTGAAAGTCCAACTGGAacg GGTAAGTCTCTGAGTCTCATATGTGGAGCTCTGAGCTGGCTCACAGACtatgaggagaagaagagacaggagGTAGCTGCTCTACTGCAGGAAGGAGAAGCAGCCCTTTCCACCTCTACTGCTCAGTCCTCCACTACCAGCTCCTCAGCAGAACCTGAATGGATCACtgattttgtccaaaaaaaggcTGAACGTGATTTGGTGACAAAGTTGAAG gaggaagaattgaaaagaaagaagagggaagaaCGCTTAGAAATGATCAGAAACAATGTTCAACTAAAGTATGCACTGAAAAGGAAG AGCTGTGAGGACGATGAGGCATTCAAGTTGCTCCAACTCAGTAAAgaagaacaaacagagacacaaggAGATCAAGAGGATGAGGAACTTATCATTGCAGAATATGAGAGTGATGATGAGTCAAAGAGCAAAAGCAG ATTCTTTGGGcctgaagatgatgaagatgatgaactGATTGAAGAACACGTTactaag ATTTACTACTGCAGTCGCACTCACTCCCAGCTGGCCCAATTTGTCCATGAGGTTCAAAAGAGCCCCTTCAGCAAGGACATCAGTTTGGTAACACTGGGCTCACGGCAG AATCTCTGTATCAACGAGGAAGTGCGTCGCCTTGGCAGCATCCAGCGTATTAATGACCGCTGTATGgagatgcagaaaaacaaacacg AGAAGCAGCACGATGAAGAGGGTGTGAAACGTAAGCGAGGCCCTGCAAAGAGTGTGTGTCCCTATAACAAAGCTTCGGCACTGCAGCAGATGAGGGATGAAGTTCTGGGGACGGTCCACGACAtagagcagctgctgaagctgGGCAGGGAAACACATTCATGTCCTTACTACGCCACACGCCTCACTATTCCCCCTGCACAG TTGGTGGTGTTGCCCTATCAGATGGTGCTTCATGAAGCTACAAGAAGGGCAGCAGGGGTCCAGCTGAAGGGACAG gtggtGATCATAGACGAAGCTCACAATCTTAGCGACACTCTCTCATGTATACACAGTGCAGAGCTGACTGGAGCTCAG CTTTGCCGTGCTCACTCCCAGCTCACCCAGTATGCTGACCGCTATAA GAGCAGGCTGAAGGCAAAGAACCTGATGTACATCAAACAGATTCTGTTCGTGATTGAAGGGCTTGTCCGGGTCCTGGGAG GTAAGGTGGGACAGAATCCACAGACCCAGACCACACAAACAG GAACAGAGATGCTTACCATTAACAACTTCCTCTTCAAGGCTCAGATCGACAATATCAACTTGTTTAAG ttacagaaatattttgAGAAGAGCATGATCAGCAGGAAA CTGGGTGGTTTTGTGGAGAAGTATGCAGGCTCAGGTGTGAGTCTGCACAATCAGACCAGCTCAAACAAAGAGAACCGACGCACAGAGGGCTTAAACCGCTACCTTCAAACGCTGCAGACCAGCCAGAGCACTGCaccag TTTCTTCAGCAGACCAGCAGGGgtctgcagaggcagagaaagtgCTGTCTGCGTCTCCCATGATGCAGGTGGAGGGTTTCTTTATGGCTCTCACCAACAGCAACACTGACGGCAGAGTGGTGGTGCACCGACAAG GTACTTTGTCAGATGGCAGCGTCAAGTTCCTGCTGTTGAATCCAGCGGTCCACTTTGCCCAGGTGCTGAAGGAGTGCAGAGCAGTCATCATTGCAGGAGGAACCATGCAGCCT GTTTCAGACTTCAAACaagagctgctgttttctgccGGAGTGGGAGAGGAGCGCATCACTGAGTTTTCCTGTG GTCACGTAATTCCTCCCGAGAACATTCTTCCCCTCGTCTTGTGCAGCGGTCCATCGGGTCAGGAGCTGGATTTTACTTTCCAAAACAGAGACTCTCCTCGCATg ATGGACGAGACAGGGCGCATTCTCTCCAACATTTGTAACGTGGTGCCAGGTGGGGTTGTGTGTTTCTTCCCTTCTTATGAGTATTCGAGGCGGATCATTTCTCACTGGGAGACCAGCGGTGCTCTGACTCGTCTCGCTAACAAGAAGAAG ATCTTCCAGGAGCCAAAGAAAGCCAACCAGGTGGAGCAGGTGCTGAGCGAGTTCTCCCGTTGTATCCAG AGGTGTGCCCTGGACAGCGGTGGACTCACAGGAGCATTACTGTTCTCTGTGGTTGGAGGAAAGATGAGCGAGGGCATCAATTTCTCTGATGACCTGGGCAG GTGTGTGGTGATGGTGGGGATGCCTTATCCCAACATCAAATCCCCAGAGCTGCAGGAAAAGATGTCCTATCTAGACAAACACCTG cCTCACAATGGAGGGAGGAGCCCTGGCCAAGCACTGATCGAAAACCTCTGCATGAAGGCCGTAAACCAGTCCATAG GAAGAGCTATCCGTCACCGCGGCGATTATTCCTCCATTGTGCTATGTGACAGACGTTACTCCAGACCCGCTACGCTCTCAAAACTTCCCACATGGATCAAAGCTCGcaccaacacatacacaaccttTGGCCCTGCTTTTGCTGCTTTGCGGAAGGTAAGGATCAAATTCAATCCACTGTATCAATACATTATGACTAGCATGTTTAACTTCTCCATACCTTGTCCATATGCtcttatatacagtatatgttatATGTTTTAG
- the wash1 gene encoding WASH complex subunit 1 isoform X2: MVRMTQKRSLEGQVYSVPLIQPDLRREEAVHQIADALIYLETISTDIFRRVSESVEKNRRQLQSVTDRIRLAQARVDKIKGSKKATKVFSSAKYPAPDRLQDYSSIFTGATDPSSQTRSRYRIQNKLRPFDEKALQEKLMYFPVCVGNKKKSEDETEEGLGSLPRNISSVSSLLLFNTTENLYKKYVFLDPLAGAVTKTHTTLETEKEEKPFDAPLSITKREQLERQTAESYFYVPDLGEVPEIDVPSYLPDLPGIADDLSYSADLGPGFAPSGPTHNIPELPSFSEESSVSGSQLQPNAPPPPPPPPPPPPPPEPALASATPAGAPPPPPPPPPPPVDGPAEVSRAPSSGPVSGAPSEVVQPSDSRASLLESIRNAGGIGKAKLRNVKERKMEKKKQKEQEQVGAASSGGDFMSDLFNKLAMRRKGISGKGPAGGESGEAPAGTSGAFARMSDVIPPLPAPQSTTDDDDWEA; encoded by the exons ATGGTCAG GATGACCCAGAAGCGCAGCCTGGAGGGCCAGGTGTACTCAGTGCCTCTCATCCAACCAgacctgaggagagaggaggctgtCCACCAGATAGCAGATGCATTAATCTACTTGGAGACCATTTCTACAGATATTTTCAGAAG AGTGTCGGAGAGTGTAGAGAAGAACCGCCGCCAGCTGCAGAGCGTCACTGACCGGATCAGACTAGCTCAGGCCCGTGTCGACAAAATCAAAGGCAGTAAGAAGGCCACCAAG gTTTTCTCCAGTGCCAAGTATCCAGCCCCAGATCGACTTCAGGACTACTCATCTATCTTTACTGGGGCTACAGACCCCTCCTCACAAACCCGCTCCCGATACAGGATACAGAACAAACTTCGGCCCTTTGATGAAAAGGCCTTGCAG GAGAAGTTGATGTATTTCCCAGTGTGCGTAGGCAATAAGAAGAAGTCTGAGGACGAGACAGAGGAGGGGCTGGGAAGTCTGCCACGCAACATCTCATCTGTCAGCTCCCTGTTGCTCTTTAATACCACAGAAAACCT atataAGAAGTATGTGTTCCTTGATCCTCTGGCGGGAGCTGtgactaaaacacacacaacactagagacagaaaaagaagagaagccGTTTGACGCTCCATTGTCCATTACTAAGAGAGAACAGCTAGAAAGACAG acagcagagagttATTTCTATGTGCCAGACCTGGGCGAGGTGCCCGAGATAGATGTGCCATCCTACTTGCCTGACCTGCCAGGCATAGCGGACGACCTGTCCTACAGCGCAGACCTCGGGCCTGGCTTTGCCCCGTCAGGACCCACACACAATATCCCTGAGCTGCCCTCCTTCTCTGAAGAGAGCAGTGTATCAG GATCGCAGCTCCAGCCTAACGCTCCacctcccccaccacctccccctccccctccccctcctcctgagCCTGCCCTCGCTTCTGCTACTCCTGCAGGagctccccctcctccacctcctccaccccctcctcctgttGACGGCCCCGCAGAAGTCTCTCGAGCCCCAAGTTCAG GTCCTGTGTCTGGTGCTCCCAGCGAGGTGGTTCAGCCGTCAGACAGCCGTGCCAGCCTGCTGGAGTCTATCCGCAACGCCGGAGGCATCGGCAAAGCCAAGTTACGCAACGTTAAGGAGCGCaagatggagaagaagaaacagaaggagcAAGAGCAAG TGGGAGCAGCATCTAGTGGTGGAGACTTTATGTCTGATCTTTTCAATAAACTTGCCATGCGAAGGAAAG GGATATCTGGTAAGGGTCCAGCAGGTGGGGAGTCAGGTGAAGCTCCTGCTGGTACCAGTGGTGCATTTGCCAGGATGTCCGATGTCATCCCACCGCTTCCTGCCCCACAGTCGACAACAGACGATGACGACTGGGAAGCGTAA
- the wash1 gene encoding WASH complex subunit 1 isoform X1, producing MVRMTQKRSLEGQVYSVPLIQPDLRREEAVHQIADALIYLETISTDIFRRVSESVEKNRRQLQSVTDRIRLAQARVDKIKGSKKATKVFSSAKYPAPDRLQDYSSIFTGATDPSSQTRSRYRIQNKLRPFDEKALQEKLMYFPVCVGNKKKSEDETEEGLGSLPRNISSVSSLLLFNTTENLYKKYVFLDPLAGAVTKTHTTLETEKEEKPFDAPLSITKREQLERQTAESYFYVPDLGEVPEIDVPSYLPDLPGIADDLSYSADLGPGFAPSGPTHNIPELPSFSEESSVSGSQLQPNAPPPPPPPPPPPPPPEPALASATPAGAPPPPPPPPPPPVDGPAEVSRAPSSGPVSGAPSEVVQPSDSRASLLESIRNAGGIGKAKLRNVKERKMEKKKQKEQEQAVGAASSGGDFMSDLFNKLAMRRKGISGKGPAGGESGEAPAGTSGAFARMSDVIPPLPAPQSTTDDDDWEA from the exons ATGGTCAG GATGACCCAGAAGCGCAGCCTGGAGGGCCAGGTGTACTCAGTGCCTCTCATCCAACCAgacctgaggagagaggaggctgtCCACCAGATAGCAGATGCATTAATCTACTTGGAGACCATTTCTACAGATATTTTCAGAAG AGTGTCGGAGAGTGTAGAGAAGAACCGCCGCCAGCTGCAGAGCGTCACTGACCGGATCAGACTAGCTCAGGCCCGTGTCGACAAAATCAAAGGCAGTAAGAAGGCCACCAAG gTTTTCTCCAGTGCCAAGTATCCAGCCCCAGATCGACTTCAGGACTACTCATCTATCTTTACTGGGGCTACAGACCCCTCCTCACAAACCCGCTCCCGATACAGGATACAGAACAAACTTCGGCCCTTTGATGAAAAGGCCTTGCAG GAGAAGTTGATGTATTTCCCAGTGTGCGTAGGCAATAAGAAGAAGTCTGAGGACGAGACAGAGGAGGGGCTGGGAAGTCTGCCACGCAACATCTCATCTGTCAGCTCCCTGTTGCTCTTTAATACCACAGAAAACCT atataAGAAGTATGTGTTCCTTGATCCTCTGGCGGGAGCTGtgactaaaacacacacaacactagagacagaaaaagaagagaagccGTTTGACGCTCCATTGTCCATTACTAAGAGAGAACAGCTAGAAAGACAG acagcagagagttATTTCTATGTGCCAGACCTGGGCGAGGTGCCCGAGATAGATGTGCCATCCTACTTGCCTGACCTGCCAGGCATAGCGGACGACCTGTCCTACAGCGCAGACCTCGGGCCTGGCTTTGCCCCGTCAGGACCCACACACAATATCCCTGAGCTGCCCTCCTTCTCTGAAGAGAGCAGTGTATCAG GATCGCAGCTCCAGCCTAACGCTCCacctcccccaccacctccccctccccctccccctcctcctgagCCTGCCCTCGCTTCTGCTACTCCTGCAGGagctccccctcctccacctcctccaccccctcctcctgttGACGGCCCCGCAGAAGTCTCTCGAGCCCCAAGTTCAG GTCCTGTGTCTGGTGCTCCCAGCGAGGTGGTTCAGCCGTCAGACAGCCGTGCCAGCCTGCTGGAGTCTATCCGCAACGCCGGAGGCATCGGCAAAGCCAAGTTACGCAACGTTAAGGAGCGCaagatggagaagaagaaacagaaggagcAAGAGCAAG CAGTGGGAGCAGCATCTAGTGGTGGAGACTTTATGTCTGATCTTTTCAATAAACTTGCCATGCGAAGGAAAG GGATATCTGGTAAGGGTCCAGCAGGTGGGGAGTCAGGTGAAGCTCCTGCTGGTACCAGTGGTGCATTTGCCAGGATGTCCGATGTCATCCCACCGCTTCCTGCCCCACAGTCGACAACAGACGATGACGACTGGGAAGCGTAA